Proteins encoded together in one Gemmatimonadota bacterium DH-78 window:
- a CDS encoding fibronectin type III domain-containing protein translates to MFRSGRWILPALVATTVVAGACSDDDDPVDTTPDAPAAPVNVVVTEQDGDLMVSWGASTGADSYTVQRQVASSGSSFSTLAADLTATTYTDMTAAEGTGYNYRVIAIGEGGQSNPSDPAYGEIGVRAAVLGGTITGTRQLSADTTYTIAGLVIVEDGGELRIPAGTTLLGSTTVQPSAVIVRQGGQLYSEGTAAAPVVFTSDKVNGTPGRGDWGGVVLNGRSICNFPAGECVGEGNSGPYGGDQLDDNSGRIVYTRIEYAGYEVSFGNELNALTLNGVGSETEIHHVQTHFGSDDGFEWFGGTVNAKYLLATGISDDSFDYSTGWQGKGQFWIAQQDPNDADNGFEVDGNEDNFDNTPYTEPTLFNITLIGKGPNGTGGTSGESTAGMLHRRGTGGQLNNIIVMGFERGLDIDNAETVARIGTGNFALQNSIIFSNAVNFDGDGDGIDEQAIFNTAGWNNREVDPGLTNPFDRSNPDFRPAAGSAATTGAASVPAGDDFFTAVDFVGAVGPGAEEWYKGWTRLTAN, encoded by the coding sequence ATGTTCCGCAGCGGACGTTGGATCCTCCCCGCGCTGGTCGCGACCACGGTCGTCGCCGGTGCCTGCAGCGACGATGACGATCCTGTCGACACCACCCCCGATGCCCCGGCGGCTCCGGTCAACGTGGTCGTGACCGAGCAGGACGGGGACCTGATGGTGAGCTGGGGCGCCTCGACCGGCGCCGACAGCTACACCGTGCAGCGCCAGGTGGCCAGCAGCGGCTCGAGCTTCTCGACGCTCGCGGCCGACCTGACCGCAACCACCTACACCGACATGACCGCGGCCGAGGGCACGGGCTACAACTACCGTGTGATCGCGATCGGCGAGGGCGGACAGTCGAACCCCTCCGACCCGGCCTACGGCGAGATCGGTGTTCGCGCGGCCGTGCTCGGCGGCACCATCACCGGCACCCGTCAGCTCTCGGCGGACACCACCTACACGATCGCCGGTCTCGTGATCGTCGAGGACGGCGGCGAGCTCCGTATTCCGGCCGGCACCACCCTGCTCGGCTCCACCACGGTGCAGCCGTCGGCCGTGATCGTCCGCCAGGGCGGTCAGCTCTACTCCGAGGGCACCGCGGCCGCGCCGGTGGTGTTCACCTCCGACAAGGTCAACGGCACCCCCGGTCGCGGTGACTGGGGCGGCGTCGTGCTCAACGGCCGCTCCATCTGCAACTTCCCCGCCGGCGAGTGCGTGGGCGAGGGCAACTCGGGTCCGTACGGCGGCGACCAGCTCGACGACAACTCGGGCCGCATCGTCTACACCCGCATCGAGTACGCCGGGTACGAGGTGAGCTTCGGCAACGAGCTGAACGCCCTCACCCTCAACGGCGTGGGCTCCGAGACCGAGATCCACCACGTGCAGACGCACTTCGGTTCGGACGACGGCTTCGAGTGGTTCGGCGGCACCGTGAACGCCAAGTACCTGCTGGCGACCGGCATCTCCGACGACTCGTTCGACTACTCGACGGGCTGGCAGGGCAAGGGTCAGTTCTGGATCGCGCAGCAGGATCCGAACGATGCCGACAACGGCTTCGAGGTGGACGGCAACGAGGACAACTTCGACAACACGCCGTACACCGAGCCGACGCTCTTCAACATCACCCTGATCGGAAAGGGCCCGAACGGCACCGGCGGCACGAGCGGTGAGTCGACGGCCGGCATGCTCCACCGCCGCGGGACCGGTGGTCAGCTCAACAACATCATCGTGATGGGCTTCGAGCGCGGCCTCGACATCGACAACGCCGAGACGGTGGCGCGCATCGGCACGGGCAACTTCGCCCTGCAGAACAGCATCATCTTCTCCAACGCCGTGAACTTCGACGGCGACGGCGACGGCATCGACGAGCAGGCGATCTTCAACACCGCCGGTTGGAACAACCGCGAGGTGGATCCGGGGCTCACCAACCCCTTCGATCGCAGCAACCCCGACTTCCGTCCGGCCGCCGGTTCGGCCGCGACCACGGGGGCGGCCTCGGTTCCCGCCGGTGACGACTTCTTCACCGCGGTGGACTTCGTCGGAGCCGTCGGCCCCGGCGCCGAGGAGTGGTACAAGGGCTGGACCCGGCTCACGGCCAACTGA
- a CDS encoding LeuA family protein, which translates to MNEQELIFDWNRRPDGFDWSSVGPVELDDETLRDGLQNPSVTDPPIDAKIRLLHLMDELGIHTADIGLPGAGPRAVADVTALAKEIADSGLSIQANCAARTVMADVRPVAEISQAVGIPIEACTFIGSSPIRFYAEGWDLDRMLAKAEEAVSFCVREGLPVLMVTEDTTRAHPDTLKALYGRAIEWGVRRICLADTVGHATPEGTRALVRFVIEQIVEPSGEAVGVDWHGHRDRGFGLANALAAIQAGATRVHGTALGVGERAGNTEMDLLLVNLQLLGLHDRDLTRLPDYCREMSESFQVPIPNAHPVVGKDAFRTCTGVHAAAIVKAEAKGDSWLADRIYSGVPAAMVGRSQEIEIGPMSGLSNVKYWLRSRGFDADDEELCSRIFQAAKVTDHTLTEEELRALIGR; encoded by the coding sequence ATGAACGAACAGGAGCTGATCTTCGACTGGAACCGACGACCCGACGGATTCGACTGGTCGTCGGTGGGTCCGGTGGAGCTCGACGACGAGACGCTGCGCGACGGACTGCAGAACCCGTCGGTCACGGATCCGCCCATCGACGCCAAGATCCGGCTCCTGCACCTGATGGACGAACTGGGCATCCACACGGCCGACATCGGCCTGCCGGGTGCCGGGCCGCGAGCGGTGGCCGACGTGACCGCGCTCGCGAAGGAGATCGCCGACTCCGGTCTTTCGATCCAGGCCAACTGTGCGGCCCGGACCGTCATGGCCGATGTGCGACCGGTGGCGGAGATCTCGCAGGCGGTGGGCATTCCGATCGAGGCCTGCACCTTCATCGGAAGCTCGCCGATCCGCTTCTACGCGGAGGGATGGGACCTCGACCGCATGCTCGCGAAGGCCGAGGAGGCCGTGAGCTTCTGTGTGCGCGAGGGACTGCCGGTGTTGATGGTCACGGAAGACACCACCCGTGCCCATCCCGACACCCTGAAGGCGCTGTACGGGCGGGCGATCGAATGGGGGGTTCGGCGAATCTGTCTCGCCGACACCGTCGGTCACGCCACCCCGGAGGGAACGAGGGCGCTCGTGCGCTTCGTGATCGAGCAGATCGTGGAGCCGTCGGGCGAGGCGGTGGGGGTGGACTGGCACGGGCATCGGGACCGGGGCTTCGGCTTGGCGAACGCCCTGGCCGCGATCCAGGCCGGAGCCACGCGCGTGCACGGTACGGCACTGGGCGTCGGCGAGCGTGCGGGGAATACCGAGATGGATCTGCTGCTGGTGAATCTGCAGTTGCTCGGACTCCACGATCGCGACCTCACCCGGCTGCCCGACTACTGTCGCGAGATGTCGGAGTCGTTTCAGGTGCCGATTCCGAACGCGCACCCGGTGGTGGGGAAGGACGCCTTCCGCACCTGCACCGGCGTGCATGCCGCCGCCATCGTGAAGGCGGAAGCGAAGGGGGACTCCTGGCTCGCCGATCGCATCTACTCGGGGGTGCCCGCCGCCATGGTGGGGCGCTCGCAGGAGATCGAGATCGGGCCGATGTCCGGACTCTCGAACGTGAAATACTGGCTCCGCAGCCGCGGCTTCGATGCCGACGACGAGGAGTTGTGCAGCCGGATCTTCCAGGCTGCGAAAGTGACCGACCATACACTCACGGAGGAAGAGCTGCGGGCGTTGATCGGCCGGTAG
- a CDS encoding response regulator transcription factor: MSTNALRSTMEKAPESGTTPRVLVVEDESDIAALIAYQLTREGFRVETASNGPDALKAVNREIPDLIVLDRMLPGLSGDDVLKSLKTEIATRTIPVLVLTAKREQEDRISGLELGADDYLTKPFSPRELVLRCQAILRRMSESSAATGGRVLKAGPLRMDLGAHQATLDDEELSLTPTEFRLLQALMERRGRTQSRRQLLEKAWDVESEISDRIQTRTVDMHVRRLRAKLGPQGDWVETVRGFGYRLRIPDEE, encoded by the coding sequence ATGAGCACCAACGCGCTGAGGAGCACCATGGAGAAGGCTCCGGAGTCCGGAACGACGCCCCGCGTTCTCGTGGTCGAGGACGAATCGGATATCGCCGCGCTCATCGCCTACCAGCTCACCCGGGAAGGGTTTCGGGTGGAGACGGCCTCGAACGGCCCCGACGCCCTGAAGGCGGTCAATCGCGAGATCCCCGATCTGATCGTGCTCGACCGCATGCTCCCGGGGCTCTCGGGCGACGATGTGCTCAAGAGCCTCAAGACCGAGATCGCCACCCGCACCATTCCCGTGCTCGTGCTCACCGCCAAGCGCGAGCAGGAGGACCGGATCTCCGGACTGGAGCTCGGAGCGGACGACTACCTCACCAAGCCCTTCTCGCCGCGCGAGCTGGTGCTCCGATGCCAGGCGATCCTCCGCCGGATGTCGGAGTCGTCGGCGGCGACCGGGGGACGGGTGCTCAAGGCCGGTCCGCTGCGGATGGACCTCGGCGCCCACCAGGCCACCCTCGACGACGAGGAGCTGAGCCTCACCCCCACGGAGTTTCGCCTTCTGCAGGCGCTGATGGAGCGCCGCGGCCGCACGCAGAGCCGTCGCCAGCTGCTCGAGAAGGCGTGGGACGTGGAGTCGGAGATCTCCGATCGCATTCAGACCCGCACCGTCGACATGCACGTGCGGCGACTCCGCGCGAAGCTCGGCCCCCAGGGCGACTGGGTGGAGACGGTTCGCGGCTTCGGCTACCGCCTGCGCATTCCCGACGAGGAATAA
- a CDS encoding ATP-binding protein: protein MRVRIHHPLFAGFLGVVALLVVLVVSLVGTGLRRELVGLMRNELARELQLAEMVVASAPAGFDADSLAGALTARLGHRVTLIASDGRVLGDSDVPSSAILEVENHLERPEIQAAAAGAVGYAERASGTVGTPFIYAAVRTDDGGEVGYVRMAATLSEISATLLRSTRAVALTGLAAMALALVVAYLLSRALTRPLVVLSDRAQRLARGDLSSRAPRSTRVHELDEVAIAFNRLADELQARLNELGRERDEMQALIDCMAEGVVALTDDARILRTNRSAREILGLPDPPLYSPVGAVVRQPELRELLEASVTRPVRAGDVALGDRSLIVSSRQLDQGGAVTTLLDVTEIRRLEKVRQDFVANASHELKTPLTAMRGFAETLLEDDPPETLRREFLTSIHNNTVRLQLLVDDLLDLSRLESGGWRAREEEVQVAEIAARVWDDLDEGGPRRELDFSLEGDGLAWADEQGVEQVMRNLLDNARRYTQDGGSVAVMISTTEPGPGESHGTVWVDVSDSGSGIPSKSLPRIFERFYRADTSRAREVGGTGLGLAIVRHLVQVMGGEVFARSELGRGTTLRFSLPRVDTPPRSS, encoded by the coding sequence GTGAGGGTCCGGATCCACCATCCGCTCTTCGCGGGCTTCCTGGGCGTCGTCGCGCTCCTCGTCGTCCTGGTGGTGTCGCTCGTGGGCACCGGGCTCCGGCGCGAGCTCGTGGGGCTCATGCGCAACGAGCTCGCCCGCGAGCTCCAACTCGCCGAGATGGTGGTCGCCTCGGCGCCGGCCGGGTTCGATGCCGACTCGCTCGCCGGCGCGCTGACGGCGCGCCTGGGGCACCGGGTCACGCTCATCGCGTCGGACGGGCGAGTGCTCGGCGATTCCGACGTGCCCTCGTCGGCGATCCTCGAGGTGGAGAACCACCTCGAGCGTCCCGAGATCCAGGCGGCCGCCGCGGGTGCAGTGGGCTACGCCGAGCGCGCCAGCGGCACGGTGGGAACGCCCTTCATCTACGCCGCCGTGCGCACCGACGACGGCGGCGAGGTGGGGTATGTGCGCATGGCGGCGACGCTGAGCGAGATCAGTGCGACGCTGTTACGTTCGACCCGGGCGGTGGCCCTCACGGGCCTCGCGGCCATGGCGCTCGCCCTGGTCGTGGCCTACCTGCTCAGTCGGGCCCTCACTCGACCGCTGGTGGTGCTGTCCGATCGCGCGCAGCGGCTCGCCCGGGGCGATCTGTCGAGTCGGGCGCCGCGCAGCACCCGGGTGCACGAGCTCGACGAGGTGGCGATCGCCTTCAACCGGCTGGCCGACGAGCTCCAGGCCCGGCTGAACGAACTCGGGCGGGAGCGGGACGAGATGCAGGCACTCATCGACTGCATGGCCGAAGGCGTCGTGGCGCTCACCGACGACGCCCGCATCCTGCGCACCAACCGGTCGGCCCGCGAGATCCTGGGGCTGCCCGACCCGCCGCTCTACTCGCCGGTGGGCGCGGTGGTGCGCCAGCCGGAGCTGCGCGAGCTGCTCGAGGCCTCCGTCACCCGCCCGGTCCGGGCCGGAGACGTGGCCCTCGGCGACCGCAGTCTGATCGTGTCGTCGCGCCAGCTCGACCAGGGCGGTGCGGTCACCACGCTGCTCGACGTGACCGAGATCCGCCGGCTCGAGAAGGTGCGCCAGGACTTCGTGGCCAACGCCTCGCACGAGCTCAAGACGCCGCTGACCGCCATGCGGGGCTTCGCCGAGACGCTGCTCGAAGACGATCCGCCCGAGACGCTCCGCCGGGAGTTTCTGACCTCGATCCACAACAACACCGTGCGGCTGCAGCTGCTGGTGGACGACCTGCTCGACCTCTCGCGCCTGGAGTCGGGTGGATGGCGGGCGCGCGAGGAAGAGGTGCAGGTGGCCGAGATCGCCGCTCGCGTGTGGGACGATCTCGACGAGGGCGGGCCCCGAAGGGAGCTCGACTTCTCGCTCGAGGGCGACGGCCTGGCGTGGGCCGACGAGCAGGGGGTGGAGCAGGTGATGCGCAACCTGCTCGACAACGCGCGGCGCTACACCCAGGACGGGGGCTCGGTGGCCGTGATGATCTCCACCACCGAGCCGGGCCCCGGCGAGTCGCACGGCACCGTCTGGGTCGATGTCTCCGACTCCGGATCGGGCATTCCGAGCAAGTCGCTCCCCCGGATCTTCGAGCGCTTCTACCGCGCCGACACCTCGCGGGCGCGGGAGGTGGGAGGAACGGGGCTCGGGCTGGCGATCGTGCGTCACCTCGTGCAGGTCATGGGCGGCGAGGTGTTCGCCCGCAGCGAGCTGGGCCGGGGGACCACCCTGCGCTTCTCGCTGCCCCGGGTGGACACGCCGCCCCGCTCGTCATGA
- a CDS encoding PstS family phosphate ABC transporter substrate-binding protein, whose protein sequence is MRARLHAPSLAATLIALLPIAGCVAGVGEPIVRTDGSSTVYPMAEALAEAYREVEPFSRVVVSRSGTGGGLSRLCAGEIDIAHASRPPTAAEEANCAGGGIELVLLPLALDGVSVVTHRDNAFVDCLTLDELRRIWAPGSAVRTWRDIRAEFPNRPLELFGAGPGSGTFDSFTDAVVGRRAASRTDYQASEDDNVLVQGVAGDPGALGYFGYGYVVANRDRLKLLAVDGGNGCVLPDPSTIASGRYRPLSRSLYLVVSRSALTRAVVRDYLDFVLEQAPEAARRTGSIALPDSEYRRLRAELEA, encoded by the coding sequence ATGAGGGCCCGCCTCCACGCCCCCTCCCTCGCCGCCACCCTGATCGCCCTGCTCCCGATCGCCGGCTGCGTGGCCGGAGTGGGCGAGCCGATCGTGCGCACCGACGGGTCGAGCACCGTCTACCCGATGGCCGAAGCGCTCGCCGAAGCCTACCGCGAAGTGGAGCCCTTCTCCCGCGTGGTGGTGAGCCGCTCGGGCACCGGGGGCGGCCTGTCGCGGCTGTGCGCGGGCGAGATCGACATCGCCCACGCGTCGCGTCCACCCACCGCGGCGGAGGAGGCCAACTGCGCCGGGGGCGGGATCGAGCTGGTGCTCCTGCCCCTGGCGCTCGACGGCGTGTCGGTGGTCACCCATCGCGACAACGCCTTCGTCGACTGCCTCACCCTCGACGAGTTGCGTCGCATCTGGGCCCCGGGAAGCGCCGTCCGTACCTGGCGCGACATCCGGGCGGAGTTTCCGAACCGTCCCCTCGAGCTCTTCGGGGCCGGGCCCGGCTCGGGCACCTTCGATTCGTTCACCGATGCCGTGGTGGGACGCCGGGCCGCGAGCCGCACCGACTACCAGGCCTCCGAAGACGACAACGTGCTCGTGCAGGGGGTGGCCGGCGACCCGGGGGCGCTCGGGTACTTCGGCTACGGCTACGTGGTGGCCAACCGCGACCGCCTCAAGCTGCTGGCGGTCGACGGGGGGAACGGCTGCGTGCTTCCCGATCCCTCGACGATCGCCTCGGGGCGCTACCGGCCGCTCAGTCGTTCGCTCTACCTGGTGGTGAGCCGCAGCGCACTCACCCGGGCGGTCGTGCGCGACTACCTCGATTTCGTGCTGGAGCAGGCGCCCGAGGCCGCGCGACGCACCGGCTCGATCGCCCTGCCGGACTCGGAGTACCGGCGCCTGCGTGCGGAGCTCGAGGCGTGA
- the pstC gene encoding phosphate ABC transporter permease subunit PstC, with translation MSALEFGRRRRTGERVVHALLVSCAAVTVATTVGIVGVLLHQAVEFFREVPLGDFATGGVWTPHFADPSYGVLPLVTGSFLVAVIAGMVALPTGLLSAVFLSEYAPGRVRAVVKPMLEILAGIPTVVYGYVALTLVTPALQVVLPDIRLFNALSAGLVVGVMILPMVISLSEDALRTVPRGLREAAFGLGATRFETSMRVVVPAAASGIAASFILALARAVGETMVVTIAAGNLANLTLDPFESVQTMTSFIAQVSLGDTPRGTLIYHSLFAVGLTLFFITLVMNGVSRWALGRVRERYR, from the coding sequence GTGAGCGCCCTCGAATTCGGGCGGCGGCGGCGCACCGGTGAGCGAGTCGTGCACGCGCTGCTCGTGAGCTGCGCGGCGGTGACCGTGGCCACCACCGTCGGGATCGTGGGCGTGCTCCTCCACCAGGCCGTCGAGTTCTTTCGCGAGGTGCCGCTCGGCGACTTCGCCACCGGCGGAGTGTGGACGCCCCACTTCGCCGACCCGTCGTACGGTGTGCTCCCGCTCGTCACGGGGTCGTTCCTGGTGGCCGTGATCGCGGGGATGGTGGCGCTGCCCACCGGCCTGCTGTCGGCGGTGTTCCTGAGCGAGTACGCCCCCGGTCGGGTGCGCGCGGTGGTGAAGCCGATGCTCGAGATCCTCGCCGGCATCCCGACGGTGGTGTACGGCTACGTGGCCCTCACGCTGGTCACTCCTGCGCTGCAGGTGGTGCTGCCCGACATCCGCCTGTTCAACGCGCTCTCCGCGGGACTCGTGGTGGGCGTGATGATCCTGCCGATGGTCATCTCGCTGTCGGAAGATGCCCTGCGAACGGTGCCCCGGGGACTCCGCGAAGCCGCCTTCGGCCTGGGCGCCACGCGGTTCGAGACCTCGATGCGGGTGGTGGTGCCGGCCGCCGCCTCGGGCATCGCCGCCTCCTTCATCCTCGCCCTCGCGCGCGCCGTGGGCGAGACGATGGTGGTGACGATCGCCGCGGGGAATCTGGCCAACCTCACCCTCGACCCCTTCGAGTCGGTGCAGACGATGACCTCCTTCATCGCCCAGGTGAGTCTCGGCGACACCCCCAGGGGCACCCTGATCTACCACTCGCTCTTCGCGGTGGGCCTCACCCTCTTCTTCATCACCCTGGTCATGAACGGCGTGAGCCGGTGGGCGCTGGGTCGGGTGCGGGAGCGCTACCGGTGA
- the pstA gene encoding phosphate ABC transporter permease PstA: MSPAHWGSAEERLSCSERLRRRRLAGSAFAVVSAAATCFGVLALVGLLGYLIGSGAGRLDLDFLTRFASRVPDLAGVRAPLVGSIVVVASATLLALPIAIGAAVYLEEYAPRTIWTRMIRANIATLAGVPSIVYGLLGLAIFVRFLGLGRSVLSGAATLALLVLPILVIAAQEAIRAVPDSVREAAYGLGATRWQVVRHQVLPLALPGILTGAILAVGRAVGETAPLILVGAAGYLAFTPTGPGDEFTVLPLQIFSWIQRPEEGFRELAAAAILVLLLLLLTLNAVAILLRHRAETRT, encoded by the coding sequence GTGAGCCCCGCGCACTGGGGGAGCGCCGAGGAGCGCCTCAGCTGCTCCGAGCGGCTGCGGCGGCGGCGACTTGCGGGCTCGGCCTTCGCGGTGGTGTCGGCCGCGGCCACCTGCTTCGGCGTGCTGGCCCTGGTGGGGCTGCTCGGCTATCTGATCGGCAGCGGGGCGGGTCGACTCGACCTGGACTTTCTCACCCGCTTCGCCTCGCGGGTGCCCGATCTCGCCGGGGTGCGCGCCCCGCTCGTGGGCTCGATCGTCGTGGTGGCGTCGGCCACCCTGCTCGCCCTTCCGATCGCCATCGGGGCGGCGGTCTACCTGGAGGAGTACGCACCGCGCACGATCTGGACGCGGATGATCCGCGCCAACATCGCCACCCTGGCCGGCGTGCCGTCGATCGTGTACGGGCTGCTCGGGCTCGCCATCTTCGTGCGGTTCCTGGGGCTCGGTCGCAGCGTGCTTTCGGGGGCCGCCACGCTCGCGCTTCTCGTGCTGCCGATCCTGGTGATCGCCGCCCAGGAGGCGATCCGCGCCGTGCCCGACTCGGTGCGCGAGGCCGCCTACGGACTGGGCGCCACGCGCTGGCAGGTGGTGCGGCATCAGGTGCTGCCGCTGGCGCTGCCCGGCATTCTCACCGGCGCCATCCTCGCCGTGGGGCGCGCAGTGGGCGAGACCGCCCCCCTGATCCTCGTGGGCGCGGCCGGGTATCTGGCCTTCACGCCCACCGGCCCCGGCGACGAGTTCACCGTGCTCCCGCTCCAGATCTTCTCCTGGATCCAGCGCCCCGAAGAGGGGTTCCGGGAGCTGGCCGCCGCCGCGATTCTCGTGCTGCTGCTTCTTCTGCTCACGCTCAACGCGGTGGCGATCCTGCTCCGCCATCGCGCCGAGACTCGAACCTGA
- the pstB gene encoding phosphate ABC transporter ATP-binding protein PstB — MATVHEIEHTGTPALEARNLSVSYGGERALRGVSLAVPAHRVVALIGASGSGKSTLLRCFNRMNDLIPSARIEGEVLFRGRDLYAPDVDPVEVRRRIGMVFQRPNPFPSSVYENAAFGPRINGVEDDLDAVVERSLRQAALWEEVRERLGESAYKLSGGQQQRLCIARTLAVQPEVVLMDEPASALDPIATQRIEELIYELKRDYTIVIVTHSLQQAARVSDYTAFLYMGELVEYGPTDHIFTNPREERTEAYVTGRFG; from the coding sequence ATGGCCACCGTCCACGAGATCGAACACACCGGCACGCCGGCACTGGAGGCGCGAAACCTCTCGGTGTCGTACGGCGGCGAACGCGCGCTGAGGGGCGTGTCGCTGGCGGTGCCCGCGCATCGGGTGGTGGCCCTGATCGGGGCGTCGGGGAGCGGCAAGTCCACGCTGCTGCGGTGCTTCAACCGCATGAACGACCTGATCCCCTCCGCGCGCATCGAGGGCGAGGTGCTGTTCCGCGGTCGGGATCTCTATGCGCCCGACGTGGACCCCGTGGAAGTTCGGCGCCGGATCGGCATGGTCTTTCAGCGCCCCAACCCCTTTCCGAGCTCCGTGTACGAGAACGCCGCCTTCGGGCCGCGCATCAACGGGGTGGAGGACGATCTCGACGCGGTGGTGGAACGCTCGCTCCGGCAGGCGGCGCTCTGGGAGGAGGTGCGCGAGCGCCTGGGCGAATCGGCCTACAAGCTCTCCGGGGGCCAGCAGCAGCGCCTGTGCATCGCGCGCACCCTGGCGGTGCAGCCCGAGGTGGTGCTGATGGACGAGCCCGCCTCGGCGCTCGATCCGATCGCCACCCAGCGCATCGAGGAACTCATCTACGAGCTCAAGCGCGACTACACGATCGTGATCGTCACCCACAGCCTGCAGCAGGCCGCGCGGGTGAGCGACTACACCGCCTTTCTCTACATGGGGGAACTGGTGGAGTACGGGCCCACCGACCACATCTTCACCAATCCGCGCGAAGAGCGCACCGAGGCCTACGTCACGGGGCGCTTCGGATGA
- the phoU gene encoding phosphate signaling complex protein PhoU, which produces MMGGPRPRRHFHDELDALQDTLLEMAGLVEESVGQATRGVLARDRAISEVVRRKDDRVDELEVEIDSRAMELLALQQPMAKDLRQIMSTLKVSNDLERVGDHAVNIARAAERLSEMPGLPDMPEIAEMADIAGGMLADALAAFVSRNSGTARMVCLRDDKVDNLRRSLFRILVTHMLEDPRRISPALELLLVSQNLERIADLSTNIAEDVVFLVEGRTIKHRSEPLEAPDDAGFETPG; this is translated from the coding sequence ATGATGGGCGGGCCCCGACCGCGGCGTCACTTCCACGACGAGCTCGACGCCCTCCAGGACACCCTGCTGGAGATGGCGGGGCTGGTGGAGGAGAGCGTGGGGCAGGCCACGCGCGGCGTACTGGCCCGCGACCGCGCCATCTCCGAGGTGGTGCGCCGCAAGGACGACCGGGTCGACGAACTCGAGGTGGAGATCGACAGCCGCGCCATGGAGCTGCTCGCCCTCCAGCAGCCGATGGCGAAGGACCTCCGGCAGATCATGAGCACCCTCAAGGTGTCGAACGATCTCGAGCGGGTGGGCGATCACGCGGTCAACATCGCCCGCGCCGCCGAACGGCTCTCCGAGATGCCCGGGCTGCCCGACATGCCCGAGATCGCCGAGATGGCCGACATCGCCGGCGGCATGCTCGCCGACGCCCTGGCCGCCTTCGTGTCGCGCAACTCGGGCACCGCCCGCATGGTCTGCCTGCGCGACGACAAGGTCGACAACCTGCGCCGCTCGCTCTTCCGGATTCTGGTCACGCACATGCTCGAAGACCCCCGGCGGATCAGCCCCGCGCTGGAGCTGCTGCTGGTGTCGCAGAACCTCGAGCGCATCGCCGACCTCTCGACCAACATCGCCGAAGACGTGGTCTTTCTGGTCGAGGGCCGCACGATCAAACACCGGTCGGAGCCGCTCGAGGCCCCCGACGACGCCGGGTTCGAGACGCCGGGCTGA